In Alkalihalobacterium alkalinitrilicum, a genomic segment contains:
- a CDS encoding acyl-CoA dehydrogenase family protein encodes MSYFELSEEHLQIKQEIHRLAQEKIKPRAIEIDEQGEYPWDILKLFSEYGYIGANMPEEYGGAGLDLLSFCTIVEEVARVCASSSQVVTVQELGALPIMIGGSHELKQRYLPDVASGKKVIAYALTEPNAGSDVKSLKTRAVKDGNDYIIDGQKMFISNGGAADLYTVFAKTENGITAFVVEKDTPGFEVGKLEKKMGIKGSPTAQLFFENCRVPAENRIGEEGEGWLIAMKTFDKSRPTVAAQALGIAQGALDAALEYVQEREQFGKPIGSFQGVQFMLADMATQVEAARGLVYRAAAKVNDLSATGKNPELTQASSMAKMFASDVAMKVTTDAVQLLGGYGYVQEYNVERMMRDAKITQIYEGTNQIQRLVVARNLLGGK; translated from the coding sequence ATGAGTTATTTCGAACTTTCAGAAGAACATCTACAAATAAAACAAGAGATTCATAGATTAGCCCAAGAAAAAATAAAACCGCGCGCGATCGAAATTGATGAACAAGGAGAGTATCCTTGGGATATTCTTAAGCTTTTTTCTGAATATGGTTATATTGGCGCAAACATGCCTGAAGAATATGGTGGGGCAGGATTAGACTTACTAAGTTTTTGTACGATTGTCGAAGAAGTTGCACGAGTTTGTGCGTCTTCTTCACAAGTCGTTACCGTACAGGAGCTTGGGGCACTGCCAATTATGATCGGTGGTAGTCATGAATTAAAGCAACGTTACCTTCCAGATGTTGCCTCTGGAAAGAAGGTTATTGCGTATGCTTTAACTGAGCCGAATGCTGGATCAGATGTAAAAAGCTTAAAAACCCGAGCGGTTAAAGACGGTAATGACTATATTATTGATGGGCAGAAAATGTTTATTAGTAATGGTGGTGCCGCCGACCTTTATACTGTATTTGCCAAAACCGAAAACGGAATAACTGCTTTTGTTGTTGAAAAAGATACACCTGGATTTGAGGTCGGAAAGCTCGAGAAGAAAATGGGAATTAAAGGATCACCAACGGCGCAACTTTTCTTTGAAAATTGTCGTGTTCCAGCTGAAAACCGTATTGGAGAAGAAGGAGAAGGCTGGCTCATCGCGATGAAAACATTTGATAAGTCACGACCAACTGTTGCTGCACAAGCGCTTGGTATTGCTCAAGGTGCTCTTGACGCTGCATTAGAGTATGTTCAAGAAAGGGAACAATTTGGAAAGCCGATCGGTTCGTTCCAAGGTGTTCAATTCATGTTAGCTGACATGGCAACACAAGTGGAAGCGGCCCGTGGACTCGTGTATCGTGCAGCTGCAAAAGTAAACGACTTATCTGCGACAGGGAAAAATCCCGAGTTAACACAAGCTTCATCAATGGCGAAAATGTTCGCATCTGATGTTGCGATGAAAGTAACAACCGATGCGGTTCAATTATTAGGTGGTTATGGTTACGTACAAGAGTATAATGTAGAACGAATGATGAGGGATGCTAAGATTACCCAAATCTATGAAGGTACAAACCAAATTCAACGTCTAGTCGTTGCGAGAAACTTGTTAGGAGGAAAATAA
- a CDS encoding alpha/beta fold hydrolase, whose product MKILFIHGAGGSSNKWREMDELLQGVPFESIDLPGHGSNGDVIAETVEEYAQRLSEALKEDVIVVGHSMGGMIGIELAARNQHVKGLVLAASNYEVPVHPKIISQLENGIFPEFLFLASYGKSVDEELMEQEKADLDKTPVSVALNDFKACDLYKNGKATIAQLSVPILAIYGDEDRLLPPNAQAEITSINESISTELIAGSGHYVQLEQPKLFANHVQAFYEQIKKTVNVK is encoded by the coding sequence ATGAAAATTTTATTTATTCACGGTGCTGGTGGATCAAGCAACAAATGGCGGGAAATGGATGAACTTCTACAAGGTGTTCCTTTTGAAAGTATTGATCTACCAGGGCACGGATCTAATGGTGATGTAATTGCTGAGACAGTTGAAGAATATGCACAGCGATTATCTGAAGCTTTGAAAGAAGATGTAATCGTTGTCGGACATTCAATGGGAGGAATGATCGGGATAGAGCTAGCTGCTAGAAACCAACATGTTAAAGGTCTCGTTCTTGCTGCGTCCAACTATGAAGTCCCAGTTCATCCAAAAATTATTAGTCAATTAGAAAATGGTATTTTCCCTGAGTTTTTATTTTTAGCATCCTATGGCAAAAGCGTTGATGAAGAATTAATGGAACAAGAAAAAGCAGATCTAGACAAGACCCCTGTATCTGTTGCGCTTAACGATTTTAAAGCTTGTGATTTATATAAGAATGGAAAAGCAACGATTGCCCAATTGTCTGTTCCTATTCTAGCTATTTATGGGGACGAGGATCGACTTCTTCCACCAAATGCTCAAGCTGAAATTACTAGTATAAACGAGAGCATAAGTACAGAACTAATCGCTGGTTCTGGACATTATGTCCAATTAGAACAGCCGAAGCTTTTCGCTAATCATGTTCAAGCTTTTTACGAACAAATCAAGAAAACAGTAAACGTCAAATAA